CGGTCACGTTTCCGACGCGGCGGGGAGCGGGAGGATGCATGGCGGCGGCCCGCTGTCAAGCCGCCGGGAAGCCCGGTTGCGGCGGCGCGGCCGCTTCCGGCCCGCCCAGCGCCATGATCGCCACCGCCGGGATCGGGAGCGGCTTGCCCACCACGAAGTCTTCCAAGAGCAGCTGCACCCACTGCCGGGAGGCCCGGATCCGCTCGATCACGATCGCGTGGCTACCGCCGGATTCCGTCACCCGGTAGCGCTCCACTTCGATTTTCAGCTCCTCGCTCTCCCCGGCCAAAAGGATTTCGACCCGGATAATCTTCTCCCGACTCCGGATTCGCAGCTCGATCAGCCTGCCGTAGCGCTCGATCCGTCCTGCTAGCAGACTCTTCGCGGCGCTGGAGGCCAGACTATCTTTGAAGCTGCTGAACATGAGGGGAGTGTTCTTGCAAAATGCACGGCTCGGAAGTGCTTAATGCGCCATTGCAAGACGCATGCAAATCCAAGCGATCAAGCTAGCCGTGAAAAGCCCGGCCCACAAATAGGTTCCCCAAGCTTGGTCGGGAACCGCGCTGTGATGCGGGCCGGAGCTCCTTTTCGCCCCGGTGAACCATGCCATGCATATGGCGCAGACCATCAGCCAGATCAGGAAGATCGAGAGGATGAGGGCCGCGCTCATAAGATTACTTTCGCACAAGCTGCGCCAGCCGCCACCGACTGACTCAATCTTCTTCCTCTTCGTCTTCCGGGATAGACTCGCGGTGCATGGCTGCCAGCTCTGGAGCCACGGACTCGTCCTCCGCTTCCACGTAGTCGATGTCGTCCAAGGAATCGCTCATCTCGGCGCTGCCGCGCGCACCCTCCTCATAGGCGTCGGCTACCGCGCCGCGGATTTCGTCTTCCGCTACCTCCAGACCTTGCTCCACGAGGGTGATGTTCGGCTCCTCATCGACATAAGGCGGCGCGGTCGGGGACTTGCGGGTGGAGGGGATGGCTTCGACTGGATCAATCGGTGTCATGGCGTTGGGGTTTGGTTTGGATCCTATTCTCGCACGCTGCGTTCCAAGCGCTGGGACGCACAGTCTCAGCGCCTTGGGACAGCCAGCCGGAGCGGAACGCAAACTCTCGCACACGCATCCGTGCAGATTGCCGCTCCACCACGGCTAGGAACCGCTCGACCTCTACCCCCTTCGCCTCCTCGGTCGCGCCGGATACTTCTCAATCAGCGTGAGCACCCGGCGCTCGTCTGCCCTCAGCTTCGCGCTCTCATCCGCCCGCCGCATCCGCGGTGGCTTTGCTAACATCACCCGGTAGAGATATCCGCTCCGATAGGCCTTCAGGATCCCCGGGTGGATGTAGTATTTCCGGCAGGTCGCCATCGTGTGATTGAGCGCCTCTGCTGTCACCCGGATCGCCGCCACCTCGGCGCGCTTGCAGGCCGCCTCGGATTCCCCCGGCGGCATTTTTCCCAGTTCCGTCGCGCAGCGCAGCGTCGCCTTCCAAGTGCGGAATTGCTTCGCGGTGAATTCCCCTCCGCCAATTTCCTTCAGCCAGCCGTTCACATCGCTGCTGCCGATGTCATGCCAGCCGCCTGTCTCGTCCTCATGACGGAAAAGCCGCTGCCCCGGTAGCTCCTGTAGCTCGGCGATGAGTGCCGCGATCTTCGTGTCCCGGATCTGCGCCTCGTGCTCTTTGCCGGACTTGCCCTTGAAGCGCAGCACCCATTCACCCTCGCCCTCGCTCAGATGCCGGGAGAGCAGGGAAGTGATCCCGAAGCTCCGGTTCTCCTTCGCATAGCGGTGGTTCCCGATTCGGAAGCCGGTGCTATCCAGCAGCGCCACGATTCCGGCGATGATCCGCTCGCGGCTCAAACCCTCTTCGGAGAGCGCGCTGTTGATCTTCCGGCGTATCCTCGGCAGGGCTTTCACGAACTCGGGCAGCAGATGGAACTTCCGGTCGCCCGCCAGCAGATGCCACTCGGGGTGGTAGCGGTACTGCTTTCTCCCGCGTTGATCCAGTCCGGTCGCTTGCAAATGTCCGTTGGGAACCTTGCAGATCCACACCGATTCATAGGCCGGGGGAATCACCAGCGAGGTGATCCGCTCCCGCTCGCTCTTGCTCTTCAGCACTCCTCCCTCCGGCGTGCGGTAGCTGAATCCCTTGCCGCTCCGTCGGCGCGTGTAGCCGGGCATGGCATCATGGGTGAAAACGAGGTCGTGCTGCTTCAGGATCGCCAGCGGGACAAGCGAGTCGGTGATGGGTTTCACACCTTCTTCCTTCGCATCGCCCATGCCATGAGTGACAGCCCGGGAGGGTGCTTGTTGTGGAAGGCTTCTCGTCTTTCCTGCCTTTCAGTTGTCGCGCCCTTTGCGCCTTTTTGCGGCAGAGCCGGATTCAAGGACGCGGTGTAATCTCCCGGCGTTCTCTAGCCGTCCATCACCTCCTTGATCAGCGCCTTGCTGATCGACTGCGGCGTGATGTCCTTCCAATCGGAAGGCAGCTTGAATGGCTCCCTCATCGTGAAGCCCCGCGGATCAAGGTCTCCCAGATCCTTCCAGTTGATCGGCGTGGAAACAGGCGCACCCGGTCGCGCCCGCAGTCCCCATGGCGCCACACAAGTCGCCCCTTTGCCATTGCGCAGCCAGTCGATGTAGATCTTCCCTCCGCGCTTCGCCTTGCTCGCCGTGATGGTGAAGCGCCGCGGGCTTAGCTCCGCGATCCGCGCCGCCACCGCTTTCGCGAAGGGCTTCATGATCTCCCAGTCGTGGTTCCGCTTCAGGTGCATCATCACGTGCAGCCCTTTGCCACCGGAGGTCTTCACCCGCGATTCCAGATCGTGCTTCGCCAGATAGTCCCGCAGCAGGAAGGCCGCCCCCAAGGTCTCCGGCCATGGCACGCTGGAGTCGGGATCCAGATCCCAGATCAGCGTGTCCGGCTTGTTGATGTTCGCGAAAGATGAACCCCAAGGATGGATCTCCAACACGCCGAACTGAATCAGCGAGATCAGCGCTTCCTCCGAGCCGATGTGAATCACCTCCGTCCCGTCCTCCAGGGTCTTCGTCTTCACCTTCGGCGGTACGTGATCCTTGAAGCTCTTCTGGAAGAAGCTTCCGCCCCCGATGCCATCCGGGGCCCGCAGCAGGGCGAGCGGACGATCCACGATGTGGGGCAGCATCAGCTCGGCGATTCGTTCGTGGTAGCGTGCCACCTCGAGTTTCTGGATGCCGTCATCGGGAAATACCACCCGCTCCGGATGTGTGATCACGATGCCGCGCACGGTGGCTTCCTCCTCGCCGATGGATGCCTGGTCCACGGAATCAAGATGCACCTCTTTTGCCGTCTTGTCTTCGCGGAGTGAGATGAAACTGCCTTGGCGGATCGAGCCGTCGCGGGTGATCTCCGCAAACTCGATCTCCGCCACCAGTTCGGGGCGGATCCAGTGTACGCCTTTCTCCGCATCAAAGGGGGCGGTGCTTACGGCGCGCTTCTCCATCAGCTTGAGGAGTGCACGGCGGTCTGCTTCGTTGAAACCCGTTCCCACCTTGCCGCGCGGCACCAGTTTGCCGCTCTCGTAAGAGCCTAGGACCAAGGCGCCGAAGGCCGGGCAGGAGTTTTTGGGAGGCGTGTAACCGCAGATCACGAATTCCTGTCGCGGCCGGCATTTCGATTTCACCCAGTCGCGCCGGCTTTCCGGCAGGTAGCGGGCATGGCTGTGCTTGCTGATGATCCCTTCCAGACCGAGCTTGCACGCCTGACGGAACAGGTTGGGGCCTTCATCGCCTTGCCAGACCTTCGAGCGCCGCACGGGGCCGTCTTCCTTCGGCACCACCTTCTTGAGCTGCTCCAGCCGCAGGCTCAGCGGCAGATCCCGCAAGTTCTTGCCATCCGCGTTCAGCAGGTCGAAGGCGATGAACTCGATTTTCTCTCCCTTGCCTTTCAGTTCTTCCTGCAGGCCGCCGAAACTCGTCCGCCCCTTGCCGTCGAGGACCACAGCCTCGCCATCGAGAACGAAGTCTCCGCCGCCCAGTTTGCCCAGCTTCTTTGCCAGGGCAGCGAAGCGATCGGTCCAGTCGAGCTGCTTGCGGGTGAAGAGCCGCACCTCGCCCTTCTTTCTCACCGCGATCAAACGATAACCGTCGTACTTGATCTCGTGCAGCCAGTCCTTGCCCTGCGGGACCGTTGGCACCGGCCGGGCGAGTTGCGGCGCGACGAAAGCGGCGGTTTCCTTCGCTGGCCCGGGGATTGTACCCGTGGGATGCGTGGCCGGGTCGAGCTTGCGCAGCAGCCAGTTCGGCTCCTCCTTCATCCGCGCGAGGAGGTAGGGACCGTCGAGTCGCTTGCCGTGCAGGATGAACTTGAACTTACCTTTCGCGAAGTCGCGCTTCCAGTTCTTCTCCAGCGGCTCCCAGCTGCCGCTGTCCCAGATCGCCACCTTCCCGGCGCCATAGTTTCCTTTCGGAATCTCACCTTCGAAGGTGCCGTAGTCGACCGGGTGATCTTCCACGTGCACGGCGAGCCGGTTCGAGCCAGTGTCCTCCGGCACGCCCTTCGGCACCGCCCAGCTTGCCAGCACGCCATCCATCTCCAGCCGGAAGTCAAAGTGGTGCGAGCGTGCGTGATGCTCCTGCACCACGAAGCTGTGGCCGCTCTCCTTCTTGCGCTTCGCTGCGGGCTCCTGGGTGGCTTTGAAGTCGCGCTTGCCGCGATATTTCTCAAGCGGAGCGGCGCGCTTTCTTGCTGGCGGACTTTTTGGCATGCTTCACGGCTTTTTTGGCAGTCTTCTTCGCTGCAGGTTTCTTCCTGGCGGCAGCGGCCTTTGGTTTTTTGCCGATGCTCTGTTCGAGGTAGGCGGCCAGATCGACCACATTGCCCTTCAACTTCGGCTCTTCCTCGTCGCCTTCCTTCACATCCTCAACCGTGTCGCCGCTGCGGATCTTCTTCTCGATGTACTCCATCAGCGCTTCGCGATACTCGTCGTGGTAGTTCTTCGGGTTCCACTTCTCGCTCATCTCGTCGATCAACCGTTCCGCAAGCTGCATCTCACGCTTGGCAGGTTGCCACTCCTTGTCGGACGACACCGGGAGATCGAGCTTCGCGGAGGCTTTCATCTCCTGCGGAAATCGCAGCAGCATGAGTACGAGTACATCGTCTCTCACGAACATCGCGGAGAGATACTCGCGCGTTCGAATCACGACGCGTGAGATGCCGGCCTTGCCCGACTTCCGCAGCGCCTCGCGCAGTAGCGCGTAGGCCTTCCGGCCGCGTTTGTCGGGCTCCAGGTAATAGGGCTTGTCGAATAGAAGCGGATCGATCTCGTCCAGTTTCACGAATTCGGAGATCTCGATCGTTTTGGTCAGCTTGGGTTCCACCGATTCGAGTTCCTTGTCCGAGAGCAGGATGAACTGGCCCTCCTCATATTCGTAGCCGCGCACCATCCGGTCCCATGGCACCTCCTCGCCGGAGTCCGCGTTCACCCGCTCGTAGCGGATCCGCGCGTGATTCTTGCTGTCCACCATGTGGAGCTGCACGTCCGGTCTCACCTCGGCCCCGGTGAGGGACACGGGAATATTCACCAAGCCGAAGGCAATGGAACCTTTCCAGATGGAACGAGCCATAAGGGGATCATTCCCGCACAACGCGTGCCGTCCGGTTTCAGGCCTTCTATCGCGTGCCAAACAGACGGCAGTTGCAATCTGCCATTTGTCACCTGTTCCGAATCGCGCAAAATGAAAGACGGGCGCAGGGCATGCCCGCGCCCGTCTTCTTAAGGGGGGAAAGTCTCAGCGGCCGGCGCGGACCCCCGGATTGAACTCCGCGGTGACCAACACGCCGTTGTCGTCATCATCCAGCTTGTTGAACTTGGCCAGAACCTTCGCCTCGGAGGCGGTGCGCGGGAAGACGTAGCCGTATTCCACGACCGTGAGTTGATTGTCCGCATTGAAGTCGGCGAGTTCGAAGACGGTGAGGTTGATCCCGGCTTGACCGCGACCGCGCTTGAAGTTTTCCCACTCGGTTTCGGAGATGCCACCGCTCGCATCGACGTCCGCCCGCACGAAGTGTCGGCGGATAGAGACGAGCGATGCCTTCGCTTTGAAGGTCGCCGTGAACTCGTCGAAATTAATCGATGCGTCCGCGTTTGTGTCGGTCTGGTCGAAAAGTTCTTCGATCTTCGTCGGCTTCGGGATGGTACCGGTGAAGATCAGGAACTCGGTCAGTTCGATCGAACCGTTGACGTTGCGGTCCGCACCTCTAAATTTCTTCAGCGCGGCCCGTGCGGAAACACCTGCATCAAGGGTGGTGGTGAACTCGCCGAGGCTCAGGGTGCCGGAGATGTCCAAGTCTGCCGCCACAAAAATCGCGTTGGCATCGAGCCCACCTGCTTGGGCGGAACTCAGGGCCAAGCCGCTGGCGAGCGTAGTGGCTGCGAGGAGACGACGGATGGGATTCGATTGGTTCTTCATGGGAGCGTCTCCCTGAGCAATGGTCAGGCCCGGATTCCGTAACCGAGGTTCGATATTGATAAACAATTCATTATGAATTATGATTCGTAATAATGCGGGGAAATACTGTAGCCATGCCATTGCCGGACGCACGTTCATCCTCG
The genomic region above belongs to Luteolibacter rhizosphaerae and contains:
- a CDS encoding DNA topoisomerase IB, whose product is MKPITDSLVPLAILKQHDLVFTHDAMPGYTRRRSGKGFSYRTPEGGVLKSKSERERITSLVIPPAYESVWICKVPNGHLQATGLDQRGRKQYRYHPEWHLLAGDRKFHLLPEFVKALPRIRRKINSALSEEGLSRERIIAGIVALLDSTGFRIGNHRYAKENRSFGITSLLSRHLSEGEGEWVLRFKGKSGKEHEAQIRDTKIAALIAELQELPGQRLFRHEDETGGWHDIGSSDVNGWLKEIGGGEFTAKQFRTWKATLRCATELGKMPPGESEAACKRAEVAAIRVTAEALNHTMATCRKYYIHPGILKAYRSGYLYRVMLAKPPRMRRADESAKLRADERRVLTLIEKYPARPRRRRG
- a CDS encoding Ku protein, which codes for MARSIWKGSIAFGLVNIPVSLTGAEVRPDVQLHMVDSKNHARIRYERVNADSGEEVPWDRMVRGYEYEEGQFILLSDKELESVEPKLTKTIEISEFVKLDEIDPLLFDKPYYLEPDKRGRKAYALLREALRKSGKAGISRVVIRTREYLSAMFVRDDVLVLMLLRFPQEMKASAKLDLPVSSDKEWQPAKREMQLAERLIDEMSEKWNPKNYHDEYREALMEYIEKKIRSGDTVEDVKEGDEEEPKLKGNVVDLAAYLEQSIGKKPKAAAARKKPAAKKTAKKAVKHAKKSASKKARRSA
- the ligD gene encoding DNA ligase D, with the protein product MPKSPPARKRAAPLEKYRGKRDFKATQEPAAKRKKESGHSFVVQEHHARSHHFDFRLEMDGVLASWAVPKGVPEDTGSNRLAVHVEDHPVDYGTFEGEIPKGNYGAGKVAIWDSGSWEPLEKNWKRDFAKGKFKFILHGKRLDGPYLLARMKEEPNWLLRKLDPATHPTGTIPGPAKETAAFVAPQLARPVPTVPQGKDWLHEIKYDGYRLIAVRKKGEVRLFTRKQLDWTDRFAALAKKLGKLGGGDFVLDGEAVVLDGKGRTSFGGLQEELKGKGEKIEFIAFDLLNADGKNLRDLPLSLRLEQLKKVVPKEDGPVRRSKVWQGDEGPNLFRQACKLGLEGIISKHSHARYLPESRRDWVKSKCRPRQEFVICGYTPPKNSCPAFGALVLGSYESGKLVPRGKVGTGFNEADRRALLKLMEKRAVSTAPFDAEKGVHWIRPELVAEIEFAEITRDGSIRQGSFISLREDKTAKEVHLDSVDQASIGEEEATVRGIVITHPERVVFPDDGIQKLEVARYHERIAELMLPHIVDRPLALLRAPDGIGGGSFFQKSFKDHVPPKVKTKTLEDGTEVIHIGSEEALISLIQFGVLEIHPWGSSFANINKPDTLIWDLDPDSSVPWPETLGAAFLLRDYLAKHDLESRVKTSGGKGLHVMMHLKRNHDWEIMKPFAKAVAARIAELSPRRFTITASKAKRGGKIYIDWLRNGKGATCVAPWGLRARPGAPVSTPINWKDLGDLDPRGFTMREPFKLPSDWKDITPQSISKALIKEVMDG
- a CDS encoding EF-hand domain-containing protein, which codes for MKNQSNPIRRLLAATTLASGLALSSAQAGGLDANAIFVAADLDISGTLSLGEFTTTLDAGVSARAALKKFRGADRNVNGSIELTEFLIFTGTIPKPTKIEELFDQTDTNADASINFDEFTATFKAKASLVSIRRHFVRADVDASGGISETEWENFKRGRGQAGINLTVFELADFNADNQLTVVEYGYVFPRTASEAKVLAKFNKLDDDDNGVLVTAEFNPGVRAGR